The DNA sequence GCTCGACATTACCCTGACTGCGCGCGGCGAATCCAACGGTGAACCCATCCCCATGGCCGGCGTACCGTATCATTCGGTGGAACCCTATCTGGCCAAACTGGTTCGCCTGGGCGAATCGGTCGCCATTTGCGAACAGGTCGGCGATCCGGCCACCTCCAAGGGCCCGGTCGAACGTCAGGTGGCGCGGGTGGTCACGCCCGGCACCGTCACCGACGAAATGCTGCTGGAAGAGCGCCGCGACAACCTGCTCGGTGCGCTGTACTTTGACGGTACGCACTACGGCGTCGCCAGTCTGGACTTGGCCAGTGGTCGTTTCTATGTGTTGCAAACTGACACCGAGGAAGGACTGCTGGCGGAAATCGAGCGGTTGCGTCCGTCCGAATTGCTGGTCAGCGAAGAGATGAGCCTGCCAGTCATCCTGCAAAAACGCCCCGGCCTGCGCAAACAGCCACCCTGGCTGTTTGATCTGCACAGTGCCCAACGCCAACTGAACCAGCAGTTCAACACCAAGGATCTGTCCGGCTTTGGTTGCGAGGATTTGCACAGCGCCGTCGCCGCCGCCGGCTGTTTGCTGCAATACGTCAAGGACACGCAGAAAAGCGCCCTGCCGCATCTGCGCGGTCTGCGCACCGTGCGCCTGGACGACGCCATCAACCTGGATGCAGCCACCCGCCGCAATCTGGAACTGGAAATCAACATGAACGGCGGCACCAGCAACACCCTGGCCTCGGTGCTGGACAACACCGCCACCGCCATGGGTGGCCGCCTGTTGCGACGCTGGATCAACCAACCTATTCGCCAGCACGCCATTTTGCGCCAACGTTATCAGGCCATCGACACCCTGCTGGAGCAAAGCCGCTTTGAGGAAATTTTCGACACCCTGCGCAGCGTCGGTGACATCGAACGCATCCTCGCCCGCGTCGCGTTACGCAGCGCCCGTCCACGCGATTTGGCGGTGCTGCGCGACACGCTGGGACTGATGCCGCAGATTCATGCGCATCTGACCGAACTGGATTCACCGCTGCTGCAACAACTGCAACAGGACATGGATCTGCACGCCGATGTTTTCGCCCTGCTGTCGGCGGCGATTATCGACAATCCACCGGTAGTGATTCGCGACGGCGGCGTCATCGCCGCCGGCTTTGATGCCGAGCTGGACGAACTGCGCCTGCTGCGTGAAAACAGCGATCAGTTTTTGGTGGATCTGGAAACCCGCGAGCGCGAACGCACCGGCATCAGCACACTGAAAGTTGGCTATAACCGCATTCACGGCTACTACATCGAATTGTCCCGAGTGCGCGCCGATCAGGTGCCACTGGACTACCAGCGCCGCCAAACCCTGAAGGGTGCCGAGCGCTACATCACGCCGGAATTAAAAACTTTCGAAGACAAAGTCCTCAGTGCCAAAGAGCGCGCACTGGCCAAGGAAAAAGCACTGTACGATGCCATTCTCGAACAGTTACAGCCGCCGCTGGCAGCAATGCAAACCACCGCCGAAGCCTTGGCGCAACTGGACGTGCTTAACAATCTGGCCGAGCGCGCCACCACGCTGAAACTGTGCCAGCCACAACTGCAAAGCCAGCCCGGACTGGTGATCAAAGGGGGTCGTCATCCTGTGGTCGAACAGGTACTGTCCGAGCCCTTCGTGCCCAACGATCTGGAACTGCACGACCAACGCCGCATGCTGATCATCACCGGCCCCAACATGGGCGGTAAATCGACCTACATGCGTCAGACTGCGATCCTCGCATTGATGGCGCACATCGGCAGCTATGTCGCCGCCGACAGCGCCGCAATCGGCCCGATGGACAGAATTTTCACCCGCATCGGTGCATCGGACGATCTGGCCGGTGGTCGTTCGACCTTCATGGTGGAGATGACCGAAACCGCCAACATCCTGCACAACGCCACCGCCGAAAGTCTGGTACTGATGGACGAAATCGGTCGCGGCACTTCAACCTTCGACGGCCTGTCACTGGCCTGGGCCTGTGCTGAACATCTGGCGCAAGACGTGCGCGCGTTCACCCTGTTCGCCACTCACTATTTCGAACTGACCACCCTGCCCGAAGAACACCCCAGCATCGCCAACGTGCATTTGACAGCAGTGGAACACGGCAACAAAATTGTTTTCATGCACACGGTGAAGGAAGGCCCTGCCAGCCAGAGTTATGGTCTGGCCGTCGCCAGCCTGGCCGGCGTGCCGCAAGTGGTGGTGGACATGGCCAAACGCCGCCTGCATCAACTGGAAAATCAGGCCGTGCAGCAACCCGCCGTGATCAGTGCACCGGTACAGCAGCAACTGGGGTTGTTTGACATGCCGGTGGAATCGCCTGCGCTGGTCGCGTTGAAAAAAATGGACATCAACGACATGACGCCGCGCGACGCTATCAACGCGCTCTATAGCCTGCAGGCGTTGATGAAAAAATAAAGTGTCGCAGCCGCCCCACATTCTCACTAAAATAGCGGCACGCAAAAAAAATCAGGAGTAAAGAATGGCCTACGTCGTCTCTGACAACTGCGTCAAATGCAAATATACCGATTGTGTTGAAGTGTGCCCGGTGGACTGCTTCCACGAAGGCCCCAACTTTCTCGTCATTGATCCTGACGAATGCATTGATTGCACATTGTGCGAACCTGAATGCCCCGCCGGTGCCATTTTCTCTGAAGATGACGTGCCTGCCGGCCAGGAAGCCTACATTGCACTCAACGCCGAACTTGCCAAACTCTGGCCGGTAATCACCGAGAGAAAAGACGCCCTGCCTGACGCCAAAGAATGGGACGGCAAGACCAACAAAATGCAGTACATCGAACGTTAACCTCGTCACGATGACATCGCCCCCGGTTCACGCGCTGGCCTTTGCCGATCATGTGCTGGCCAGCGTGGCCGGGGAAATCATCCGCCAGCATCGTCACCAATTGCCCGACCTGAGTCAGGTCGTGGTACTGCTGCCCGATTTGCTGCCCGCCGTGCGCTTGCGCCGCTTGCTGCTGCAGGAAGCACAGGCACAGAATTGTCCCGCCTTGTTGGGACCGCACATCACCACACTGAAACAGCACATCGAAGGCGAATCCCTGCTGGACACGCCGGTGCTCAGCGGCGATGCGCGCGAACTGGTGCTGGTCGAAGCACTCAAGCAACACCCGGAACTGTTCAATCACGGCAACCCCTGGGCCATTGCCGATTCGCTGCTGAAATTATTCGACGAGCTGGTGATGTACCAGTGCCAGTTGCCGCAAAACCTGGACGACTTCATCATCCAGTTGCAGCACATCTACGGCACCCAGTCGGCGGCGCTGTCGCGCGAAGCGCAACTGGTACACACCTTGTGGCTGGCTTGGCAGGAACAACTGCGCGCCCACGGCCAAATCGATCTGAACACTGCCTATCTGTTGCGCCTGGCCCAGCATCGCCCACCAGCGCAACGGCGCTACTACGTCGCCGGCTATGCCGGACTGACACCCGCTGAAGCCCAATGGCTGGCGCCGCTGCTGAACAGTGGTCAGGCGCAATTTTTTATGCACGGCGCACCGCAGTCGCAACCGTCACTGCCCGGTTATCCGTTGCAACAACTGCTGCAGCGTCTGCAACAACCCGCAACCAACATCAACAACGCGCAAGCCAAACAGTTGTACAGCCAGTGGCTGGACATGGTGTTTGGCAGTACCGAAACCGATCTGGGCAGTCGCTGTCGCCAATTCGCCCAACAACATCCGCGCAGTCCCGCCCAAGGAAAACTGCACCTGTTCAAGGCGGACAGTTTTGAACAGGAAGCCCAGGCCATCGTGCTCAAAGTGCTGCACATCAAGGCGCAAAAAAAACAGCGCATCGGTTTGGTGATCGAAGACCGCCGCCTGGCGCGTCGCCTGCGGGCGCTGCTTGAGCGCCGCCAAATCGCGCTGCGTGATTCCACCGGCTGGTCGCTGTCCACCACCTCAGCCGCCGCCGCACTGGAAAACTGGCTGCAATGCCTGGAAGAAGATTTCGCTCATCAACCGCTGCTGGACCTGCTCAAATCACCCTACCTGTGTGACGAAGCGGCTCGCAGCGATTACCTCAAGCAGGTCTACCGACTGGAGCTGGACGTGGTGCGCATGGAAAACATTCCGCGCAATCTCGCCCGTTACCAGGCCGCACTGCACTCACGCCAGCAACGTCTGGAAAATGTATTGCCGTTCGATGCCCGTCCGCTGCAGCAACTGCTCGATCACCTGGGACAGGCCGCAGAACCCATCCTGCACATTCGTCGCCAGCAACACCCTGCAGTGGTCTGGCTGCAGGCATTGCAACAAAGTCTGGAACGACTGGGACTGACCCAAGGCTTTGGCAACGATGACGGCGGTCAACAAATTCTGCTGGTGCTGCATGACTTGGAACAGGCAGGCCGACACAGCGAATTGCCGCTGGGCTGGGGAGATTTTCGCACCTGGCTGGGCCGTGCCCTGGAAAAACACACCTTCAAGCCACAAGATCCGCACGAACAATACGTCGATCTGCTACACTTGCCGCAAAGCCAGCTGGGCCATTTTGAAGCCCTGATCATCGGTGGCGTCAGCAGCGAATATTTTCCTGCCAGTCGCGGCAGTAGCCCATTTTTCAACAACGCCGTGCGCAGCCAGCTTGGGCTGCCCACCCGCCAGCAGGCACAGGACCAACAGCTCTACCATTTCCGCCGCCTGCTCGAATCCGCACCCGACATCTGGCTAACCTTTCATCAGGGCGAAGAGGAAAACCTGCCCAGCCCCTGGTTCACCCTGTTGCAAGCCGCCCATCAATTGGGCTGGCAGCAATCGTTAACCGATACGGCACTGGAACAATGGCTGAACACCCCGGAACAGGTTCGCTGGCCGACCCACAGCTCGCTGCCCCACGCCAGCGATCAACCACTGCCCAGCCTACCAACCACACTGTTTCCACAGCACCTCTCGGCCACCTCGCATCAGCAATTGATCGACTGCCCGTATGCGTTCTTCGCCGCCAAAGGCTTGAAGCTGCAGGCACCGGAGGAAGTACGCGAAGCACTGGAGAAAAACGATTACGGCCACCGCATTCATCAAATGCTTGAGGCATTCCACACCCAACTGCCTGGTCTGCCGCCGCCGTTTGCCAAGGTGGTCAACGCCACCAATCAACATGACGCCGAAGCACACCTGAACATGATTTGCGAAGCGGTGTTTGCCCGCGACATTGAAGACAATTTCCAGCATCGCGGCTGGTTGCGTCGCGCCCAGCATTTGATTCCTGCCATCATCCGGTGGGAACTCAAACGCCAGCAGGATCATTGGCGCTTCCATCGCGCCGAAGTCTCGCAACGGGCGCCACTGGCGGACATCTGCCAGCTCTATGGCCGGCTCGATCGTATTGACCAGCGCGACCAGGGATACGCCATTCTCGACTACAAAACCGGCAGAATACCTAGCCAGCAGGATGTCGACAGCGGCGAAGCGGTGCAGCTGGCGCATTATGCGCTGACCCTGGCCGACGTCGATGTACAACAGGTCGAATACGTTCTCCTTGACGGTGACAACGTTCGCGGCAGCCGCATCGAAGGCGAACACCTGGCCGAATTGACCCAGCGCATCGCCGAGCGCCTGCAAACGGTGGGCGAACAGATTCTTGATCAACAGCCACTGCCTGCCTGGGGCGACCCGGAAACCTGTTCTTACTGCAGCTTTCGTGGCCTGTGCCGCAAAGATCACTGGCTAAGGCTCCTGATCAAGCCTTAGCCAACTGATTTTTCATTCACAGTTTTTCTTGCTGTTTTATTTCGGAGTCACTATACTACGCAACCTTAAAGCCGGGGTGGCGGAATTGGTAGACGCGCCGGATTCAAAATCCGGTGATGGTGACATCGTGCGAGTTCGATTCTCGCCCTCGGTACCAAATCGCTAAAAAGCCATATGTTAAACACATATGGCTTTTTTTATGGGTGCGACTCTTCTATCATCAATGGTTCTCGCCACTAATGATGGAATGTTCATGAACAACGGCACTCGTTTTCTCCTCGAAGTTCAACCACGCATCCCTGAGCGCCTGTCTCGTATCAATGAGCTTGCCAACAACCTGTTGTACAGTTGGACCCCGCAAATCGTACAACTTTTCGAACGCCTGGATTCACAACTGTGGCGCAACTGCGGCCATAACCCCAAAGTTTTTTTGCGCCGAGTTGATCAAGCCATTATTCAACAAGCGGCTGAAGATCGCCTGTTTCTGGAAGATTTCGATCGCGCCATCAACATTCACGACAATTATCTCGCCGCCAAACCTGTTGCCGAAATTCAGCAATTTTTAGATCCGAAAAAAGATCTGGTCGCCTATTTTTGCGCTGAATTTGGTTTACACGAAAGTCTGCCCATTTATTCCGGCGGCCTGGGCATTCTCGCCGGCGACCACTGCAAAGCCGTTAGCGATTTGGGCGTACCGTTTATTGGCGTCGGCCTGCTATACCGTCAAGGCTATTTCATTCAAACCATCAATGCCCAGGGCAATCAGCTGGCACATTATTCACCCAGTCACTTTAACGATCTGCCCATCCAGCCCGCCGTTGACGCACATGGTCGCGAAGTGATGGTGCAAGTCGACATTCAGGATCGACAGGTGAACGTCAAAGTCTGGCGCGCCCGCGCTGGTCACATCGATTTGCTGCTGCTGGATACCGACCTGCCCTCCAATAACGAACAAGACCGCCACATCACCTATCAACTTTACGGCGGCGACAAACACATGCGCATTCAGCAGGAAATGGTGCTGGGTCTGGGCGGTGTTCGTGCGCTACGCGAGATGCAAAAAAATCCTACCGTATGGCATATCAACGAAGGCCATGCGGCGTTCTCCATTCTCGAACGCTGCCGCGAACTGGTTGCCCAGGGACGTAATTTCCATTCCGCGCTGGAACAAGTTGCTGCCGGAACCGTGTTTACCACCCACACGCCCGTGCCCGCAGGCCACGACATTTTCAGCCACGACCTGATGCGCGAATATTTTCCTTCGCTGCCGGCAAAGCTGCAGATTTCCGATACGCAATTTTTACAACTGGGCAGCTTCCCTGGCGATCCTCACAGCTTTAATCAAACCGCACTGTCGCTGCGTGGCTCACGATTCCATAACGGCGTCAGCAAAATTCATGGCGGCGTTGCTTCCAAAATGGAAACCTACGTTTGGCCAAACATTCCAGCGCGCGAAAACCCCATTGAGCATGTCACCAATGGCATTCACGTTTCGACGTTTTTGTCGCACGAGTGGGCCAA is a window from the Gammaproteobacteria bacterium genome containing:
- a CDS encoding PD-(D/E)XK nuclease family protein — encoded protein: MTSPPVHALAFADHVLASVAGEIIRQHRHQLPDLSQVVVLLPDLLPAVRLRRLLLQEAQAQNCPALLGPHITTLKQHIEGESLLDTPVLSGDARELVLVEALKQHPELFNHGNPWAIADSLLKLFDELVMYQCQLPQNLDDFIIQLQHIYGTQSAALSREAQLVHTLWLAWQEQLRAHGQIDLNTAYLLRLAQHRPPAQRRYYVAGYAGLTPAEAQWLAPLLNSGQAQFFMHGAPQSQPSLPGYPLQQLLQRLQQPATNINNAQAKQLYSQWLDMVFGSTETDLGSRCRQFAQQHPRSPAQGKLHLFKADSFEQEAQAIVLKVLHIKAQKKQRIGLVIEDRRLARRLRALLERRQIALRDSTGWSLSTTSAAAALENWLQCLEEDFAHQPLLDLLKSPYLCDEAARSDYLKQVYRLELDVVRMENIPRNLARYQAALHSRQQRLENVLPFDARPLQQLLDHLGQAAEPILHIRRQQHPAVVWLQALQQSLERLGLTQGFGNDDGGQQILLVLHDLEQAGRHSELPLGWGDFRTWLGRALEKHTFKPQDPHEQYVDLLHLPQSQLGHFEALIIGGVSSEYFPASRGSSPFFNNAVRSQLGLPTRQQAQDQQLYHFRRLLESAPDIWLTFHQGEEENLPSPWFTLLQAAHQLGWQQSLTDTALEQWLNTPEQVRWPTHSSLPHASDQPLPSLPTTLFPQHLSATSHQQLIDCPYAFFAAKGLKLQAPEEVREALEKNDYGHRIHQMLEAFHTQLPGLPPPFAKVVNATNQHDAEAHLNMICEAVFARDIEDNFQHRGWLRRAQHLIPAIIRWELKRQQDHWRFHRAEVSQRAPLADICQLYGRLDRIDQRDQGYAILDYKTGRIPSQQDVDSGEAVQLAHYALTLADVDVQQVEYVLLDGDNVRGSRIEGEHLAELTQRIAERLQTVGEQILDQQPLPAWGDPETCSYCSFRGLCRKDHWLRLLIKP
- a CDS encoding ferredoxin family protein, whose amino-acid sequence is MAYVVSDNCVKCKYTDCVEVCPVDCFHEGPNFLVIDPDECIDCTLCEPECPAGAIFSEDDVPAGQEAYIALNAELAKLWPVITERKDALPDAKEWDGKTNKMQYIER
- the mutS gene encoding DNA mismatch repair protein MutS encodes the protein MSVVDSKKTKGHTPMMQQYLRIKADYPHTIVFYRMGDFYELFFDDARKVSRLLDITLTARGESNGEPIPMAGVPYHSVEPYLAKLVRLGESVAICEQVGDPATSKGPVERQVARVVTPGTVTDEMLLEERRDNLLGALYFDGTHYGVASLDLASGRFYVLQTDTEEGLLAEIERLRPSELLVSEEMSLPVILQKRPGLRKQPPWLFDLHSAQRQLNQQFNTKDLSGFGCEDLHSAVAAAGCLLQYVKDTQKSALPHLRGLRTVRLDDAINLDAATRRNLELEINMNGGTSNTLASVLDNTATAMGGRLLRRWINQPIRQHAILRQRYQAIDTLLEQSRFEEIFDTLRSVGDIERILARVALRSARPRDLAVLRDTLGLMPQIHAHLTELDSPLLQQLQQDMDLHADVFALLSAAIIDNPPVVIRDGGVIAAGFDAELDELRLLRENSDQFLVDLETRERERTGISTLKVGYNRIHGYYIELSRVRADQVPLDYQRRQTLKGAERYITPELKTFEDKVLSAKERALAKEKALYDAILEQLQPPLAAMQTTAEALAQLDVLNNLAERATTLKLCQPQLQSQPGLVIKGGRHPVVEQVLSEPFVPNDLELHDQRRMLIITGPNMGGKSTYMRQTAILALMAHIGSYVAADSAAIGPMDRIFTRIGASDDLAGGRSTFMVEMTETANILHNATAESLVLMDEIGRGTSTFDGLSLAWACAEHLAQDVRAFTLFATHYFELTTLPEEHPSIANVHLTAVEHGNKIVFMHTVKEGPASQSYGLAVASLAGVPQVVVDMAKRRLHQLENQAVQQPAVISAPVQQQLGLFDMPVESPALVALKKMDINDMTPRDAINALYSLQALMKK